A segment of the Salinibacter sp. 10B genome:
GTGGACTGCGGCATTGTTGTAAACCCGGATGCGGCGCGCAATCAGGTGGAGGGCAGTGTCATCGACGGCATCGGCCACGCCCTGTACAGCAAATTGACGCTCACGGACGGGGAGCCCGACCAAAACAATTTCGACGACTACCGGATGATTCGGATGCCTGAGGCACCGAAGTCGATCGAAACGCACTTCGTAGATAACGGCATCGATCCGACCGGCCTCGGCGAACCTGGGCTGCCTCCCATCTCCGCCGCGCTGGCCAACGCCCTCTACCAATCAACTGGGGAGCGTCTGTACGAGCAGCCGTTCATCGACGGCCTGAAAGAGGACGAACTCGCGGCGACTGGGTGACCCGACCGGCCCTACCCCTCGGCCCATCTACTGAGACATCTTTCCAGCGAAGACGCAACAGCCCAGAAACGGCCCAAAGGTCGCTGGATCGAATCGGTCCCCGGCCGCGATCACGTCTGTAACCAGCGCGGCTGGGACTACCTGCGGCGCTTGCCCTCCCCAGACCACGGCGCCAGCCTCACGCTCGAAGCGATTCTTCCGGCGTTTGCTGCTTGCAGAAAAGGCTCAGTGCTTCTGGTGCTGGTTCAGGCGGGGTATCACCTATCCGATCAGGTGCGCAAGGCAATGCAGGCCCTGTCCATTATACCACTGTGGCTTCCGTCCTACGGCCCGGCGCTTCATCCGATCGATGACGCTCTACCACTGGTGGCCTGGAGGGTTGGTGGCCTGGAGGGGCCGATCACGAGCCGAACCCCTGAACGAAGCAGCCGGATTTGGTATCATGGCCTCGTGACGGGCTGGTGACATCCCGACCACGGCGGTTCCTTCTCGGCTCTTGCCCGCTGAGACGTCAGATTGACCTCAAGGAAACTCCAACTCCAACTGTTCGCCTGCGCGGGACGTGGAGCTGGTGAGTGACGAGACACTGAGGCCCAAGAGCCGAACAGGCTCAGCTGGTGGGCGCGGCCTGTGGAGAAGCCGCTCGGCGAGGGCGAAGAGCTCCTTCTTTTCTGATACTGCCCGCTCGAGCGTGGTTTGCCGGGTGCTGATCTGGTGCTCGTGGGACTTTAGTTTCAAGGTGACGGTGCGGCCACGAGCAGGTCCTCCCTCCGGTCCGGCCCCCTGCAAGCGCCTCTCGACCTTCTCTGCGATTGTCTCCAGTCTGCGAACCATTTCCTCAGGGTCGGAAATATCTTCTCTAAACGTGCGCTCGGCTCCGACGGACTTTCGCTCGCGGTTGGGCTTTACGGGCCGGTCGTCTTCCCCCATCGCCAGCTTTTTGAAGTGAGTGCCCCGCTTCCCGAAGCGTTTTCTGAGCTCTCGCTCAGGCCGCTTTTGCAGATCTTTTCCCGCCTGGATGCCCATCTCTTTCATTTTCTCGGCTGTGACGGGCCCGATGCCATGGAAATCCTCAATTGGGAGCTCCGCAATGAAGGCCATCTGCTCTTCCGGGGTCACCACCGTGAGCCCGTCGGGCTTGTCTCGGTCAGAGGCGACCTTAGCGACGAACTTGCTGGGACCGACGCCAGCGGACGCCGTAAGGCCGGTCTTCTCGAAGATCTCCCTTCGAATGCGCCGGGCAATCAGCGTGCCCGAGCGGGGTCCTTTCTTCGGCTCAGTGACGTCGAGGTAGGCCTCATCTAAAGAGAGCGGTTCGACAAGATCGGTGTAGCTGTAGAGGATCTTCCTGATGGACTGGGACTCCTCCTTGTAGACGTCCATTCGCGGAGAAACGAAGATAAGATCTGGGCACTTTCGGTCTGCCTCTACGGCCGCCTGGGCCGAACGCACCCCGTACGGCCGTGCCTCGTAGCTGGCGGTCTGGACGACGCCGCGGGGAGGCGTTCCTCCAACCGCAATCGGCTCGCCTGCGTACTTCTCTGGGAAGTCCCGTTGCTCTATGGCCGCATAGAACGCGTCCATGTCTACGTGAACGATGCGCCGATGGCTGTCTTCTCCATCCTGTTCCGTATTGTAGCCTGCCTGCCTTTCCATTCGGATGGACTTTCAATTAGGACGGCAAACTGCCGGCATGCAAGGGCAGTCCCATGATACAGGCGGGAGTCTTCATTGAGCCTCTTCCGCCTTGGCAACCGGCAACTCGTCCCCCCGCGGGGTGTATCGAGGAGACTTCTACCTGCATTTCATGGTCCATTCTCCTTCTTCCGGCACGCTGCTGGCTGCGACCTGAATGGTGCCCTTTCCGTGCTTGGCATTGACCTGGTCGACGACTGCCATGAGGTTCTCGGATTGTTTTCACCGGTGGCCTCAGATGCTGTTCGGATTTTGATACAATGAGGGAAAGGCAGGGACTGATCTCTTAATCGGGCTCACGGGAGCAGGTCCCGGGCCGGAGACTATTTCCAGGTTCCTTTCGCTGGTGCGTCGGAATTCGGGAGGCGGAGAGTTACGCGCCGACCTGTATCGGCTCGGTAGCGCCGCGAGCCAGGGCCTGCAGGCACTCGGGTCCCACCGGCTCCTCGGGCATCCAGGGCGCGAGGGCCGTGCGCTCGGCGTACTCCTCCTGCACGGGCTCGACCTGCGGCCCCTCGGCGTGGACGCGCTCCAGGTCGTCCTGCATCTGCTTCGCTTCGAGGATCGGCGTCGTCTCCGGCAGCGTCACCAACAGCATCTTCGTGTGGTCGGGATCCTGCAGGCGCATGAGGGGCTTGGTGATGCGGCCCGCCTCGACCTCACTCGTGCGCATCACCTCGCGGTGGTAGGAGCCGGTCGTGTCGAGAAGAAGGAGCGTGTGGCCCGTCGGTGCGGTGTCCATCACCACGAACTGGCGCCGGGCCGTGCTAATCTCGCGGGCAAATGCGCGGAAGACCGCTACCTCCTTCGTGCAGGGCGAGCGCAGGTCTTCCTCCAAGAGCTCCCGCACCTCTGGATCAAGGTCTTTGCCCTTCGTCTTGAGGACGCTATCGCGGTACCGGCGCGTGGCCTCCTCGGGATCGATGGCACTGACCTCCAGATTGGGAAGCGCGTCATTCCCGACCGCGTCGGAGATATGGGCGGCCGGGTCGGTG
Coding sequences within it:
- a CDS encoding DUF4113 domain-containing protein translates to MAVVDQVNAKHGKGTIQVAASSVPEEGEWTMKCR
- the dinB gene encoding DNA polymerase IV; this translates as MERQAGYNTEQDGEDSHRRIVHVDMDAFYAAIEQRDFPEKYAGEPIAVGGTPPRGVVQTASYEARPYGVRSAQAAVEADRKCPDLIFVSPRMDVYKEESQSIRKILYSYTDLVEPLSLDEAYLDVTEPKKGPRSGTLIARRIRREIFEKTGLTASAGVGPSKFVAKVASDRDKPDGLTVVTPEEQMAFIAELPIEDFHGIGPVTAEKMKEMGIQAGKDLQKRPERELRKRFGKRGTHFKKLAMGEDDRPVKPNRERKSVGAERTFREDISDPEEMVRRLETIAEKVERRLQGAGPEGGPARGRTVTLKLKSHEHQISTRQTTLERAVSEKKELFALAERLLHRPRPPAEPVRLLGLSVSSLTSSTSRAGEQLELEFP
- a CDS encoding ArsA-related P-loop ATPase, with amino-acid sequence MAVDLARRGEEVLLTTTDPAAHISDAVGNDALPNLEVSAIDPEEATRRYRDSVLKTKGKDLDPEVRELLEEDLRSPCTKEVAVFRAFAREISTARRQFVVMDTAPTGHTLLLLDTTGSYHREVMRTSEVEAGRITKPLMRLQDPDHTKMLLVTLPETTPILEAKQMQDDLERVHAEGPQVEPVQEEYAERTALAPWMPEEPVGPECLQALARGATEPIQVGA